A window of Centropristis striata isolate RG_2023a ecotype Rhode Island chromosome 13, C.striata_1.0, whole genome shotgun sequence genomic DNA:
CAATTTATCAGAGCTGCTGTTGACCTGCTTATATTTCCAGGCTTACAAGGTAGAATTTATTATGACTCCTATTAGGTTTAAATCAACCTTAACCTGACTAATCCTAACAGGAGGTAATATAGGGACACTAGTGTGCCTATTTAAGATGTAAAATTGATTCCCCTGAGGAGAATCCACATGTTACAGTGATACAAGGAAAACTAGAACCagaaacagctgtttaaaataaGCAACATAAgaatgaaaataagaaatattaaagAGTATGATATGTTGCTTTTAGGGATtaaaatgtctcaaaacaacTAAACCCAATGTTATGTTTACTTGTGTACTTagatcacctcaaatgtttccaacaattttcaaactCAAAAATCTGTAACATTAATCAAGGATTGCCTTTGTAgaattttcaattgaatatcaTGTATAGgtttaacattttgtttgtatttaccATTTAGACAATTTTCCAACTTTATGAACACAAAGATATGAAGAGGTGGCATGCAGGTTCTGGAGgtgtaaaatagaaaaaatatctcAAAGTTCAACCTACATTCTATTGAAACTAAAAATACTAGAAGAGTTCCCACAGCAGCGAACAATCCAATGTGGAGTACTCCGGACATCTGCTATCTAAACAGGGATCAGGGCATTGTGGCTTATGGAGGACATTTTCTGGAAGTCAAATACTTTCAGCAATCTATTTCCTTTACTGTAGTGGACAGAGGACATCTCAAATCAAACAgattaaaaatagcaataaaagTCCAATTGTAGATTTTTTCCATGgttaaagaacattttaaagGACAAGCCAAACTCAATACTATAGgtacaaaatgttaaatgtctttCACAATGCAGCAATCACAGACTATCTAGCTAAGGATAATGGGAAAACGAATAACTGCACATTCGGTGATCAAATTTACCTCCTAAAATATACTGTCAATAAACCAGCAGGAGCCCATGAGTACCAGTTTCCAACTGATCTTCTATTAGACAGCCAACTCAGCAGTTAAACTCTTGTCTTTCTGCCCACTCAGTGGGAAACCAGCAGGTAAATATGTCTCCACACACCTTCCCCGCTCATGGGAGCACTCAGACATCATGATTTTGGATAACCCTAAAGTATAGTAAAAGATGTTAATTTTGAAAAGTGTATTTGGGGATTCTCATAAGCTTCCTCGTGGCTCCACCCCCAGCCCAGCATGCAGGTGTGTAAAGAATGGTTAAGTATGGCCCAATCATGAAAACAGTGACTCACCCAGCCATTGATTTGCATTTGCACAGGggaatcaaacagataaacattttGCCAATGCATGCCTTATAATGCACAGAACACCAGCCACTGTGCCGGCCTTGTATTATTGCTAAAAGAAAACATCATGTTTCTCACAAAAATCTACTTTACAAGATATGTTGCAAAAACCACTTTAAgattaaaatgataattaattaattttgcgTGTAACCGAATTAACTTGTGATTGTAGACACCAACTTTGGCCTTTGCAAACAATTTACAGGCTAGTCATATTatgtttttctgatcatttgTTTGGGATTGGttaagaatcagaatcagaattgtttttttattgccaagtaggttttcacattcAAGGAATTTGCTGTAGTGTATTGGTGCATaatcagaaacaaacagagtactaaaatataaatatagattaaGGAAAGTAGTcaatatacttaaattatttGACGTtatttgaaattatttaaatatactttatttagaAAGTAGCCTATTTATGGGATGTATCTGGGTGCAAACGTGTGCATTGATGCTAATTTGACTAATTTGATGTGTTGCAGTTCGCCGCTTTGACCACCAGAGGGGAGCAAACACTCATTATTCTCCATACATAGTGGGCCTGTATTTGTCAAGCTCCGTTGTCAATGGAGACACAAGAAAACACTTCCGATATaagctttcaaaacaaaagcagaaaaacgGCTATATTTTTCAAACTGTATAAACTTGCATTGTACAAGCCATAGAGACTTCTACATTCGGCAAGGTTTGGCCTTCGGCTCACCGTAAAGATActgaatttcattaaaaacgTACAGCAGTTGTGAATGcagttaaaacataaaataagaaaagaaaaagacaattaagAGCAGTTCAAAGTTAGTGCATCACTTATGTTGAGTTGAGGAGGCGAGTAGCGCTggggataaaatattttttttaaggcccCCTTAGCTAGTGGGACCCTGTAACATCTCCTGAACTTTAGGAGCTCGAATTGGTTggttaaggcagtagttctcaacctttttgagttgcaacccccaatttaacatgcatgttgtccgcgacccccgctcactgaacacaatctcacacggaCAGTTCAGaccacccaaaaaagaaacaaaatgaccaaaaaagacacaaaattaccaaaaaaagacacaaaatgacccaaaaaaggaaacaaattgaccaaaaaagacacaaattgaccacaaaatgatcaaaaaaagacacaaaatgactaaaaaaaccccacaaaatgaccaaaaaaagacattaagtgaccaaaaagactaaaacacattaacacatgaacactttaacacagtggagacagggctgactttcaaaatgatttggcgacccccagaaatcatctcgcgaccccaattggggtcccgaccccaaggttgagaacagctgggtTAAGGGGTGGGAGCGATCTGCTGTAATCTTCCTGGCCTTCCttgtcctctctgtgtaaaTTTCTGTTAGTGGCTTTTGGGGTCGTCCCACTATTactattacatttacaacttaAACCAGACAGGAAGATGGAAGGTGAGCACACTCTACATGTGTGGTGTACACCAATTCTAAAATCTTCTGGCTGACCCCCAGGCTGCTCAGACTCCTTAACAGGTTTATATTGTACAGATATTGTAGTTTGTGTCGATAAGAAAACCCTAGTCATCATGACTATGCACACTTGGTGTTTGCTAACATGACTAATAGTCTGGATCTTTCCAGAGTTTGCCTGTCATTTCTACTGGCCACCTTTATAAACACACCTGCGGTGAcgagtgttttttgtttttttgacgtCAGGTTACGTCAATCCGGTGGGAGGAGCGCGCGTGACACATCAAAACTTGATGAAAACAGACAGCTCAGTGGCAAACAGGCGAACAAGCAGCAGTACTCAGGGATCTGTGGGTAACTGCCGTCAGAGAGGCATAGTAACATCTACATTAGCTTGGATTACTCAAGAAAACATCGCTGCCTCCGACTGTAAAGCAACAGATCGTAAAGAAGACGGGATCTGGTGAGTGAAAATTAAACGAGAGCTAAAATTAGCTGTCAGATTCAAATAACGGTAGCTAGCTTAGTCAGCTAAAATACAATCTGATCAACGTTGAAAAACAACTGTACATCAGCTAATGATGCTTACTGTCTTTATTCTGAGGATTTAGTCGAGAAAGTGAAGAACATGTTTGAATCCACTAACGTCAATAATGCTTTTTAGAATATATACATTCTTGGCTTATTGCTTAGCAACACACAAGCTAGGCTAGCTGCTAGCGTTTGTTTTGTTAAACGAACACTGATTGCGATTTGAACCTCTTATCATGATTTGGTTACAGCACAATAACTTCTGTTTGCTGTTATTTTGGCTCGGTTGTAAAGCAGAGATATTTTCAGCTTTACCGAGTTATGTAACCAACATAATCGTATAAGTTAGCTAGGCCTAGCTAGCTGACGGTAGCAACCTCGCTGAAAGGACTCCTAACATTAAGTTTTCCACGGTTTTCTGGACCAAGACAACTTCTGAAAGTCAAAGCCGACCTCACCTTAAGCCAAATTAAACCCGTGTTGCTAAAATTGTAAGATAAGCCATATTTACACGTCATGAGCAACAACTAAGCTAACACTAGCCAACATACGAATGACATAGCTTATTTCACTTAGTAAGAACTTAAGCATTCACAGCTTTGttaaactctatggagtcttgggctatttagcccatttctgaatccttttcatcctgcctgtgtacaccacttaaaaatgtttaaatgccatgttggtatatttttttcacctatgacaataatttatttttttattctgacttactggatcaacattttgaaccaaaaagaaacaaagaaaaaacaacataaatgtgaacttgtgattgtgtgtgatcctgtcatcaactctggttttttttttggtcattttgtgtctttattagtcatttagtccaacattttctttttactttcaaaacactatcatgctgaacaaagaattgtaaatgttgcagatgtgaacaaaggttgcaaatataacataagagggttacatccagttctatcattttataccaaatctatttgaccttgtctccagttttacttggtatatcatcatcaaactgaaactggcctcatggagtttacagccagaactgtagaggtaaatttacagtagggctccatgctgctttgttttctagtctggatgtcatgaagaagtcttgctttggagcttttggtgactccagagggttaaacactaCACATTTTCACTTCTCCCTCCTTCAGGCTGTTGAGATTTCACTCCTGTCAGCTGTCGAGGCTTTTCAACGTGATGGAGTTTCCAGATTTAGGAGAGCACTGCTCTGAGAAGACTTGCAAACGTTTAGGTGAGTGCTGTTTGGGAAAGATGACAATGACCTGCTAGTTTAACCTGCAATTTAAAAACCTTACTTGACATTACAGATTTTCTTCCTATGAGATGTGACGCCTGTCAAGAGATTTTCTGCAAGGACCATATAACCTATGCAAATCACAAATGCATGTCCTCCTACAAAAAGGTAAGTGTGAGTGTTTGCAGCACAGTGCAGAATGTTCTATTTAGTTCACTTTTAAAGACTACAAAATGGACATGCATTGCTTGGGTTGTTTTTACAATATAATATTTGTCAAATTAAGCAACACTATAACCtattaaacaaaacatgcaatCTGCGTATCTGCATTTCACAAGTCACCCCATTGCATTCACCAAATTTAGAGATGTTGCTTGTCTGTCCTGATATTGCATTACATTATACCGTTAAGATCAGCGTTAACAGCAGTAGTCATGctaatattttctcattttgaggATCTGCAATCTTGTATTTGTTTAAtgtctttgttattttattccatttttgtaGGACATCCAGGTCCCAGTATGTCCTTTGTGCAACATCCCCATTCCCATCAAGAGAGGAGAGATGCCCGACATTAAAGTCGGTGAACACATTGATCGGGATTGCAAATCGGATCCTGCgcaaagaaagagaaaggtTTGTATACATTTGAGAGGTTTCAACCTGAGAGTTAATTAAAATCTAAACAATAACaaggcatttttttcttctttcagatttttacaaataaatgttcTAAAGGAGGCTGTAAGCAGAAGGAAATGATGCGAGTGACCTGTGACCAGTGTCATTCAAATTACTGTCTTAAACACCGACACCCACTAGACCATGATTGTAAGACCGATGGGAAACCTCTTTCCAAATCAGGGTGGGTACAGTCACAGTATATCTTCAGATTATACAGTTTGTTTATTCGAATATTGCAGTAAGatgacattttgttgttgttgttgttgtagaaaTGCTGCTGTAATGAGGGCCCAAAGTGCTtcctctgcctctgcctctAGTTCATCTGGTTCAGGATACTCGAGGGCTGTTTCTAATGGTGTCAGTGGAAACAACAGAGGCCCCAGCACTGGGTAAGTGCTTTTACTTAGTATTGATTTTGATAGTCAACCTAAATGGCTTTTGAAACGTACGCCTTAAATAttaattctctttttttgtgtgttttttctcagtGCTCCCCAGCGAATTCCTACATCCGTTTCAGCTCAGAATGTTGTAATCCCAGCATCAGCATCCCTTCAGGCCGGCATGGTATGGGTTTATTTACATGACAACACCTGATTAATAATTCTCAGATGTGAGGAATATGTAAACATGAGtttgctgctctgctgctgtcatTGCAGACGGAGGAGCAGGCTTTACAAAGGGCTCTGGAGATGTCTTTGGCCGAGTCGAGGCCGACCGTTCAACCGACCCTTACGTAAGGAAACTTTGTTTTACTTGAAGGACTGGTTTGTTAAGCCATTAAGACCTATGTctgcctaaaaaaaaaaaacctcattgtTTTCAAAACATGCAAACCTTGCTTCAGGTCTAAACAGGTTAACTGAGGACCACTAAGGTTTGAAAGCAGAGAGGTGTGTATGACCAGTGAGGAAAATGTGAAGTGTAACTATTGTTAAatgaatattatttaataaaacaacagtACTCTGATTGTAAAACTATCAAAATCCAGGGTTTTAATATCCATTTGGACtataaaacatgcaaattaCGAGATGGACAAAAACCCTGTGTAACCagggaaaaagaaataaaacaggcaATGCTCATCAAGGAAACTATGCAGtcaaatacaaaatacacattttttccacctttAATAAGGTTACAAGGTTTTGCTTAAATGGCACAATTAGGATTATCCTTAAACTATTTATAGACTGAAACAAAATGAATTCCTCTCTATCCTCACTTCTGTTTGGTGGTGTCTATC
This region includes:
- the zfand2a gene encoding AN1-type zinc finger protein 2A isoform X3, which gives rise to MKTDSSVANRRTSSSTQGSVGNCRQRGIVTSTLAWITQENIAASDCKATDRKEDGIWLLRFHSCQLSRLFNVMEFPDLGEHCSEKTCKRLDFLPMRCDACQEIFCKDHITYANHKCMSSYKKDIQVPVCPLCNIPIPIKRGEMPDIKVGEHIDRDCKSDPAQRKRKIFTNKCSKGGCKQKEMMRVTCDQCHSNYCLKHRHPLDHDCKTDGKPLSKSGSSGSGYSRAVSNGVSGNNRGPSTGAPQRIPTSVSAQNVVIPASASLQAGMTEEQALQRALEMSLAESRPTVQPTLTPQEQEDLALAQALAASEEEYRRQQRQQGRESKQSNCSLS
- the zfand2a gene encoding AN1-type zinc finger protein 2A isoform X1, encoding MKTDSSVANRRTSSSTQGSVGNCRQRGIVTSTLAWITQENIAASDCKATDRKEDGIWLLRFHSCQLSRLFNVMEFPDLGEHCSEKTCKRLDFLPMRCDACQEIFCKDHITYANHKCMSSYKKDIQVPVCPLCNIPIPIKRGEMPDIKVGEHIDRDCKSDPAQRKRKIFTNKCSKGGCKQKEMMRVTCDQCHSNYCLKHRHPLDHDCKTDGKPLSKSGNAAVMRAQSASSASASSSSGSGYSRAVSNGVSGNNRGPSTGAPQRIPTSVSAQNVVIPASASLQAGMTEEQALQRALEMSLAESRPTVQPTLTPQEQEDLALAQALAASEEEYRRQQRQQGRESKQSNCSLS
- the zfand2a gene encoding AN1-type zinc finger protein 2A isoform X2 — translated: MKTDSSVANRRTSSSTQGSVGNCRQRGIVTSTLAWITQENIAASDCKATDRKEDGIWLLRFHSCQLSRLFNVMEFPDLGEHCSEKTCKRLDFLPMRCDACQEIFCKDHITYANHKCMSSYKKDIQVPVCPLCNIPIPIKRGEMPDIKVGEHIDRDCKSDPAQRKRKIFTNKCSKGGCKQKEMMRVTCDQCHSNYCLKHRHPLDHDCKTDGKPLSKSGNAAVMRAQSASSASASSSSGSGYSRAVSNGVSGNNRGPSTGAPQRIPTSVSAQNVVIPASASLQAGMTEEQALQRALEMSLAESRPTVQPTLTPQEQEDLALAQALAASEEEYRRQQRQQVPGKLSRH